In Apium graveolens cultivar Ventura chromosome 10, ASM990537v1, whole genome shotgun sequence, the following are encoded in one genomic region:
- the LOC141690547 gene encoding uncharacterized protein LOC141690547 has translation MKSHNSDPENTSLLKDAKIRNIMHNSLDNVMSKRMIACKTAKEIWNALETECQGKMAINKNRRVVFMQEYEQFDAKADELISDIYDRFLTLLNDLSLVGKEYGMEDSNNKFLRALPED, from the coding sequence ATGAAAAGTCATAATTCAGATCCTGAGAATACTTCACTGCTTAAGGATGCAAAAATTAGGAATATTATGCACAACAGTTTGGACAATGTGATGTCCAAAAGGATGATTgcctgcaagactgcaaaagagatatggaaTGCCTTGGAGACAGAATGTCAAGGTAAAATGGCAATAAATAAGAATAGAAGAGTTGTTTTTatgcaagaatatgagcaatttgatgcCAAGGCTGATGAGTTAATTTCTGACATCTATGATAGATTCCTAACACTGctgaatgatctatcattggttggaaaagagTATGGCATGGAAGACTCAAATAAcaagtttctgagagctcttCCTGAAGATTAG